One genomic segment of Streptomyces liangshanensis includes these proteins:
- the polA gene encoding DNA polymerase I, translated as MAETASKKTPDNRPRLLLMDGHSLAYRAFFALPAENFTTATGQPTNAIYGFASMLANTLRDEAPTHFAVASDVSRKTWRSEEFPEYKANRSKTPDEFKGQVELIGELLDAMHADRFAIDGFEADDVIATLATQAEAAGFEVLVVTGDRDSFQLITEHTTVLYPTKGVSELTRFTPEKVEEKYGLSPQQYPDFAALRGDPSDNLPGIPGVGEKTAAKWIREFGSFDELIARADDVKGKAGQNFRDHLESVKLNRRLTELTRTVELPKSPEDLERRAYDRTALISVLEVLEIRNPSLRERLLAVDPGAVEDEAPAPAAGVELDGTVLTSGQLTPWLAEHGTGPLGIATVDTWALGTGSVTEVALAAAGGPAAWFDTTQLDEADEQAFAAWLADDARPKVMHNAKSVMRVAPEHGWRVGGVTMDTALAAYLVKPGRRSFALDTLAIEYLGRELAPAASADGQLAFGADDEAEADALMTQARAVLDLGDAFTERLGEVGATDLLYGVELPTSALLARMERHGIAADRAHLEAMEQQFAGAVQQAVKEAHAAVGHEFNLGSPKQLQEVLFGELGLPKTKKTKTGYTTDADALAWLAAQTEHELPVIMLRHREQAKLRVTVEGLVKTIGADGRIHTTFSQTVAATGRLSSTDPNLQNVPVRTDEGRAIRRGFVVGEGYESLMTADYSQIELRVMAHLSEDAGLIEAFTSGEDLHTTVASQVFAVERAAVDPEMRRKIKAMSYGLAYGLSAFGLSQQLNIEAAEARGLMDTFFERFGGVRDYLQRAVVEARATGYTETMLGRRRYLPDLNSDNRQRRETAERMALNAPIQGTAADIVKVAMLNVDKAVREAGLTSRMLLQVHDEIVLEIAPGEREEVEAILRREMPAAVDLRAPLDVSVGVGTDWESAAH; from the coding sequence GTGGCTGAGACAGCGTCGAAGAAGACCCCAGACAATCGTCCTCGCCTGCTCCTCATGGACGGGCACTCCCTGGCGTACCGGGCGTTCTTCGCGCTGCCCGCGGAGAATTTCACGACCGCGACCGGCCAGCCGACCAACGCCATCTACGGCTTCGCGTCGATGCTGGCCAACACGCTGCGTGACGAGGCGCCCACCCACTTCGCGGTCGCCTCCGACGTGTCCCGCAAGACGTGGCGCTCGGAGGAGTTCCCCGAGTACAAGGCGAACCGCTCGAAGACCCCCGACGAGTTCAAGGGACAGGTCGAGCTGATCGGCGAGCTGCTGGACGCGATGCACGCGGACCGGTTCGCGATCGACGGGTTCGAGGCCGACGACGTCATCGCGACGCTCGCCACCCAGGCCGAGGCGGCCGGCTTCGAGGTGCTCGTCGTCACCGGCGACCGGGACTCCTTCCAGCTGATCACCGAGCACACCACCGTGCTCTACCCCACCAAGGGCGTCTCCGAGCTGACCCGCTTCACCCCGGAGAAGGTGGAGGAGAAGTACGGCCTCTCCCCCCAGCAGTACCCGGACTTCGCCGCGCTGCGCGGCGACCCGTCCGACAACCTCCCCGGCATCCCCGGCGTCGGCGAGAAGACCGCCGCCAAGTGGATCAGGGAGTTCGGCTCCTTCGACGAGCTGATCGCGCGCGCCGACGACGTGAAGGGCAAGGCGGGGCAGAACTTCCGCGACCACCTGGAGTCGGTCAAGCTCAACCGCAGGCTCACGGAGCTGACCCGCACCGTCGAGCTGCCCAAGTCCCCCGAGGACCTGGAGCGCCGGGCCTACGACCGTACGGCGCTGATCTCGGTGCTGGAGGTCCTGGAGATCCGCAACCCCAGCCTCCGCGAACGCCTGCTGGCCGTCGACCCGGGCGCCGTCGAGGACGAGGCGCCCGCGCCCGCCGCCGGCGTCGAGCTGGACGGCACCGTCCTCACTTCTGGGCAGCTGACGCCCTGGCTCGCCGAGCACGGCACCGGACCGCTCGGCATCGCCACGGTCGACACCTGGGCCCTGGGCACCGGCAGCGTCACCGAGGTCGCGCTCGCCGCCGCGGGCGGCCCCGCCGCCTGGTTCGACACGACCCAGCTCGACGAGGCCGACGAACAGGCCTTCGCCGCCTGGCTCGCCGACGACGCGCGCCCCAAGGTCATGCACAACGCGAAGAGCGTCATGCGCGTCGCCCCCGAGCACGGCTGGCGGGTCGGCGGCGTCACGATGGACACCGCCCTCGCCGCGTACCTCGTCAAGCCGGGCCGCCGCTCCTTCGCCCTGGACACCCTCGCCATCGAGTACCTCGGCCGGGAGCTGGCCCCCGCCGCCTCCGCCGACGGCCAGCTCGCCTTCGGCGCCGACGACGAGGCCGAGGCCGACGCCCTGATGACCCAGGCCCGCGCGGTCCTCGACCTGGGCGATGCGTTCACCGAGCGGCTCGGCGAGGTCGGCGCCACCGACCTGCTGTACGGGGTGGAGCTGCCGACCTCCGCCCTGCTGGCCCGGATGGAGCGCCACGGCATCGCCGCCGACCGGGCGCACCTGGAAGCCATGGAGCAGCAGTTCGCCGGCGCCGTCCAGCAGGCCGTGAAGGAGGCGCACGCCGCCGTCGGCCACGAGTTCAACCTCGGCTCGCCCAAGCAGCTCCAGGAAGTCCTCTTCGGCGAGCTGGGCCTGCCCAAGACCAAGAAGACCAAGACCGGTTACACCACCGACGCCGACGCCCTCGCCTGGCTCGCCGCGCAGACCGAGCACGAACTGCCCGTCATCATGCTGCGCCACCGCGAGCAGGCGAAGCTGCGGGTCACCGTCGAGGGCCTGGTCAAGACGATCGGCGCCGACGGCCGCATCCACACCACGTTCAGCCAGACCGTCGCCGCCACCGGCCGCCTCTCGTCCACCGACCCCAACCTCCAGAACGTGCCCGTGCGCACCGACGAGGGCCGGGCGATCCGCCGCGGCTTCGTCGTCGGCGAGGGGTACGAGTCGCTGATGACGGCCGACTACAGCCAGATCGAACTGCGCGTGATGGCCCACCTCTCCGAGGATGCGGGCCTGATCGAGGCCTTCACCTCCGGCGAGGACCTGCACACCACCGTCGCCTCCCAGGTGTTCGCCGTCGAGCGGGCCGCCGTCGACCCCGAGATGCGCCGCAAGATCAAGGCCATGTCGTACGGACTGGCCTACGGCCTCTCGGCGTTCGGCCTGTCTCAGCAGCTGAACATCGAGGCCGCCGAGGCCCGCGGGCTGATGGACACCTTCTTCGAGCGGTTCGGCGGGGTACGGGACTACCTCCAGCGCGCGGTCGTGGAGGCCAGGGCCACCGGCTACACCGAGACGATGCTCGGCCGCCGCCGCTATCTCCCCGACCTCAACAGCGACAACCGCCAGCGCCGCGAGACCGCCGAGCGGATGGCGCTCAACGCCCCCATCCAGGGCACCGCGGCCGACATCGTCAAGGTCGCCATGCTCAACGTGGACAAGGCGGTCCGCGAGGCCGGCCTCACGTCCCGCATGCTCCTCCAGGTCCACGACGAAATCGTCCTGGAGATCGCCCC